The Balearica regulorum gibbericeps isolate bBalReg1 chromosome 27, bBalReg1.pri, whole genome shotgun sequence genome contains a region encoding:
- the LOC104639567 gene encoding U5 small nuclear ribonucleoprotein 200 kDa helicase-like isoform X2, producing MGDKAQRPKPQPHEERRVKRRKRDEDRHDINKMKGYTLLSEGINEMVGIIYKPKTKETRETYEVLLSFIWVALRDQLRDIPCRATDEVLAVLKNEKLRNKERRKEIDLLGQPDDTHYHVLVNLGKKIMDYGGDKEIQNMDDNIDEMYGVNVQFKSDEEV from the exons ATGGGGGACAAGGCGCAGAGACCCAAACCCCAGCCGCACGAGGAGAGACGAGTGAA GAGAAGGAAGCGTGACGAGGACAGACATGACATCAACAAGATGAAGGGTTACACCCTGCTCTCCGAGGGCATCAATGAGATGGTGGGCATCATctacaaacccaaaaccaaggAGACCCGCGAGACCTACGAGGTGCTGCTGAGTTTTATTTGGGTGGCTCTCAGGGACCAG CTGCGCGACATACCCTGCAGAGCCACCGATGAGGTCCTGGCGGTGCTGAAGAATGAGAAGCTGCGCAataaggagaggaggaaggagatcGATCTGCTGGGGCAGCCTGATGATACTCACTACCACGTGCTGGTGAACCTGGGGAAGAAGATCATGGATTACGGCGGAGACAAGGAAATCCAGAACATGG ATGACAACATCGATGAGATGTATGGGGTGAACGTGCAGTTCAAGTCTGACGAGGAAGTATGA
- the LOC104639567 gene encoding U5 small nuclear ribonucleoprotein 200 kDa helicase-like isoform X1, which produces MGDKAQRPKPQPHEERRVKRRKRDEDRHDINKMKGYTLLSEGINEMVGIIYKPKTKETRETYEVLLSFIWVALRDQLRDIPCRATDEVLAVLKNEKLRNKERRKEIDLLGQPDDTHYHVLVNLGKKIMDYGGDKEIQNMGTGWRCPGAKRSLAPGKCLHTEKPKNPTFGQFSSPQTHFLFIFRMRRDDNIDEMYGVNVQFKSDEEV; this is translated from the exons ATGGGGGACAAGGCGCAGAGACCCAAACCCCAGCCGCACGAGGAGAGACGAGTGAA GAGAAGGAAGCGTGACGAGGACAGACATGACATCAACAAGATGAAGGGTTACACCCTGCTCTCCGAGGGCATCAATGAGATGGTGGGCATCATctacaaacccaaaaccaaggAGACCCGCGAGACCTACGAGGTGCTGCTGAGTTTTATTTGGGTGGCTCTCAGGGACCAG CTGCGCGACATACCCTGCAGAGCCACCGATGAGGTCCTGGCGGTGCTGAAGAATGAGAAGCTGCGCAataaggagaggaggaaggagatcGATCTGCTGGGGCAGCCTGATGATACTCACTACCACGTGCTGGTGAACCTGGGGAAGAAGATCATGGATTACGGCGGAGACAAGGAAATCCAGAACATGGGTACGGGATGGCGCTGTCCTGGGGCCAAACGCAGCCTTGCTCCAGGGAAGTGTTTGCACACAGAgaagccaaaaaaccccacgttTGGACAGTTTTCAAGCCCCCAAACccactttcttttcatctttcgGATGCGCAGAG ATGACAACATCGATGAGATGTATGGGGTGAACGTGCAGTTCAAGTCTGACGAGGAAGTATGA
- the FAM178B gene encoding protein FAM178B, with the protein MASRLASSATSSSVPSSASGWAAPSPRHPLACWSPGPVSPPANSPARASHRPWGTGGARAPRHPKKSLGTRKRVSRGRRLPGTAQPRANQQDVARRGSPPCQAAPNSSRHISALPEVAVGSLGGEANRGQHAIAGMVPQQAGRRFGGHPPGTARGRVSPTDSEDDDLIPLKDMLLAGDEPLSPADHQQVACPQLDPLANSLDSLVREKREQSQAGTPHAGMAWVHVDDASPCESPDEDAQLAKEQRDFLARFTVKPEFIPAVHPGENVFCARLAPAPTLDTHGLEPQSTSERFFLCDSPACQAAFVRDGGLSLLYRCLPTCPLPVLRWLFQLMTLCPDTTNASQTLWEIWLSTSGEPWCPTVQEITQAFARLGADLSPLCRRRLLPPELCPTDERSLDPSCPPRQASPDATSTLALVTQLGDICKFLALCVVTQPCRYTDGARLSLVTLLTFLGLDRALRCQPLPELQHLLHCLLEGIRDWWEQLPALCLSLCQLSGHHHNLVALVQLLPDLTSRGRELRRRLSLHAMASLLREPLGTVPPAGVHAELQALGRLLALAQPDTLRRLVLTGKEPKDADWETCYLSYSLLLLASNVVGTEQPSAEHRGHLQQLCAQLDRHFGRGLREGPRHLFRTQLKGLTTLLYVKWQEMLA; encoded by the exons ATGGCTTCCAGGCTGGCCTCCAGCGCTaccagcagctctgtgccctCAAGCGCCTCCGGGTGGGCCGCCCCGTCGCCCCGCCATCCCCTGGCCTGTTGGAGCCCTGGCCCCGTCTCCCCACCCGCCAACAGCCCTGCCCGGGCCTCCCACCGCCCATGGGGCACCGGTGGAGCACGAG ccccccggcACCCCAAGAAGTCTCTTGGCACCAGGAAACGTGTGAGCAGAGGGCGGCGGCTTCCTGGCACCGCTCAGCCCCGTGCCAACCAGCAGGATGTCGCCAGGCGGGGGTCCCCACCGTGCCAGGCGGCACCGAACAGTTCCAGGCACATCTCAGCGCTGCCAGAGGTGGCtgtggggtccctggggggtgAGGCCAACCGTGGGCAGCACGCCATAGCCGGGATGGTGccgcagcaggcaggcaggaggttTGGGGGGCACCCGCCAGGGACCGCGAGGGGACGGGTGTCCCCCACAGACAGTGAGGACGATGACCTGATCCCACTGAAGGacatgctgctggcaggggaCGAGCCCCTGAGCCCTGCGGACCACCAGCAG GTTGCATGCCCACAGCTGGATCCACTTGCCAACAGCCTGGATTCACTAGTCCGGGAGAAGAG ggagcagagccaggcGGGCACGCCGCATGCTGGCATGGCGTGGGTGCACGTGGATGACGCCAGTCCCTGCGAGTCCCCGGATGAGGATGCCCAGCTGGCCAAGGAGCAGAG GGATTTCCTTGCCCGCTTCACCGTGAAACCCGAATTCATCCCCGCTGTCCACCCCGGGGAAAATGTCTTCTGCGCCCGCCTGGCGCCAGCACCCACCCTGGACACCCATGGGCTGGAGCCTCAGAGCACCTCAGAGAGGTTCTTCCTCTG TGACTCACCTGCCTGCCAGGCGGCTTTCGTCCGTGATGGGGGCCTCAGCCTGCTCTACCGCTGCCTGCCAACCTGCCCGCTGCCCGTCCTGCGCTGGCTCTTCCAG CTAATGACTCTCTGCCCAGACACAACCAACGCTTCCCAGACATTGTGGGAGATCTGGCTGAGCACCAGTG GCGAGCCCTGGTGCCCCACAGTGCAGGAGATCACCCAGGCTTTCGCCCGTCTCGGTGCTGACTTGAGCCCTCTGTGCCGCCGGCGCCTGCTGCCCCCTGAGCTGTGCCCCACAGACGAGAG GAGCCTGGATCCGTCCTGCCCCCCGAGACAGGCAAGCCCTGATGCCACCAGCACACTGGCCCTGGTCACACAGCTCGGTGACATCTGCAAG TTTCTGGCACTGTGCGTGGTCACCCAGCCGTGCCGCTACACCGACGGCGCCCGCCTGTCACTTGTCACCCTCCTCACCTTCCTCGGCCTCGACCGGGCACTGCGCTGCCAGCCTCTGCCCGAACTACAGCACCTCCTCCACTGCCTGCTGGAGGGCATCCGAGACTGGTGGGAGCAG ctgcctgctctctgcctgtccCTCTGCCAGCTTTCTGGGCACCACCACAACCTGGTTGCCCTGGTGCAGCTGCTGCCGGATCTGACGAGCAGGGGCAG ggagCTTCGTCGGCGCCTGAGCCTTCATGCCATGGCCTCGCTGCTGAGGGAGCCACTGGGCACCGTGCCACCCGCTGGGGTGCACGCAGAG ctgcaggcgCTGGGCCGGCTCCTGGCGCTGGCACAGCCAGACACCCTACGACGCCTGGTGCTCACCGGGAAGGAGCCGAAGGACGCTGACTGGGAG ACTTGCTACCTGAGCTacagcctcctcctccttgccagCAACGTGGTGGGCACCGAGCAGCCGTCGGCTGAGCACCGG GGccatctgcagcagctctgcgcCCAGCTGGACCGGCACTTCGGGAGGGGGCTGCGCGAGGGCCCCCGGCACCTCTTCCGCACCCAGCTCAAGGGCCTGACCACCCTCCTCTACGTCAAGTGGCAGGAGATGCTGGCCtag
- the SEMA4C gene encoding semaphorin-4C: protein MVPRRLLALALLLALTTTATAATAPGSSWSAVPRKTVPYAELKDAAKRFSQGGISHYLTLTLDKAEALLYVGAREAVFALATGTVELKAAISWEAPVDKKAECIQKGKNNQTDCFNYVRFLQSYNSSHLYACGTYAFQPKCTYIELSGFTLDQVAFEDGKGKCPYDPTKGHTGLIVDGELYSATFNNFLGTEPVILRNLGPHYSMKTEYLTSWLNEPHFVASAYVQESAASSTGDDDKVYFFFSERAVEYDCYAEQVVARVARVCKGDVGGARTLQKKWTTFLKARLVCSAPEQQLHFNRLQAVFTLPGADWQDTAFFGVFQARWGDVDVSAICRYHILEVKKAFEGPYKEYREQAQKWGRYSDEVPSPRPGACITDWHRQNGFASSLELPDNTLNFAKKHPLMDEPILPHRGRPLLLKKDANFTQLVVDRVPGLDGTIYEVLFIGTGDGWVHKALNLGTRVHLVEELQVFEPAQPVESLVLAGRKKLLFAGSRFQVAQLPLADCGRYQSCTDCVLARDPYCAWSRNASLCIRTEGLNGSHLVQDVLSSDTRACTLPQVAKQGPITPKNVTVVAGTDLVLTCRLGSNLAQVLWTFEGRALAAEQALVLHDTRLRALVVPGAGAQHSGTYRCFSEEQGAQLGGEVYRVAVLAGPSVPLETRAPLESLGLVWVVAVCLGALCLVLVLVVLSLWRRLREELGKGSKAIESTLVYPIELPKEPPSPRFVPSAASDSDEKLWDPASYYYSDGSLKIVPGHATCRNGGPPGATSPPNAIPGQPLHSPTRIHLGPLRGSSSNGYIRLALGAEERQPCADLAEELRRKLQQRQPLPDSNPEESSV from the exons ATGGTCCCCCGCCGGCTGCTGGCCCTCGCCTTGCTGCTGGCCCTCACCACCACTGCCACCGCTGCCACCGCCCCTGGGTCCTCATGGAGCGCCGTGCCCCGAAAAACTGTTCCCTATGCGG AGCTGAAGGATGCGGCCAAGCGCTTCTCGCAAGGGGGGATCTCGCACTACCTGACGCTGACGCTGGACAAGGCCGAGGCGTTGCTCTACGTGGGTGCCCGCGAGGCTGTCTTTGCCCTGGCCACCGGCACCGTGGAGCTCAAGGCGGCG ATCTCTTGGGAAGCCCCCGTCGACAAGAAAGCTGAGTGCATCCAGAAGGGCAAAAACAACCAG ACCGACTGCTTCAACTATGTGCGCTTCCTGCAGAGCTACAACAGCTCCCACCTCTACGCCTGCGGCACCTATGCCTTCCAGCCCAAGTGCACCTACATC GAACTCTCCGGCTTCACCCTGGACCAAGTGGCTTTTGAGGACGGCAAGGGGAAGTGTCCGTATGACCCCACCAAGGGACACACCGGCCTCATCGTGG ATGGGGAGCTGTACTCGGCCACCTTCAACAACTTCCTGGGCACGGAGCCTGTCATCCTCCGCAACCTGGGCCCCCACTACTCCATGAAGACGGAGTATCTCACCTCCTGGCTGAATG AACCCCACTTTGTGGCTTCAGCTTACGTGCAGGAGAGCGCAGCCAGCAGCACGGGGGATGACGACAAGGTTTACTTCTTCTTCAGTGAGCGGGCGGTGGAGTACGACTGCTATGCCGAGCAGGTGGTGGCACGTGTGGCACGCGTCTGCAAG GGGGATGTCGGTGGTGCCCGCACACTGCAGAAGAAGTGGACAACCTTCCTGAAGGCTCGCCTGGTGTGCTCGGCGCCCGAGCAGCAGCTCCACTTCAACCGCCTCCAGGCAGTCTTCACCCTGCCGGGGGCTGATTGGCAGGACACCGCCTTTTTTGGGGTCTTCCAGGCCCGCTG GGGGGACGTGGATGTTTCGGCTATTTGCCGGTACCACATCCTGGAGGTGAAGAAGGCATTTGAGGGGCCCTACAAGGAATACCGGGAGCAGGCGCAGAAGTGGGGCCGGTACTCGGATGAGGTGCCGAGTCCCCGTCCCGGCGCA TGCATCACCGACTGGCACCGCCAGAACGGCTTTGCCAGTTCCCTCGAGCTGCCCGACAACACCCTCAACTTCGCCAAGAAGCACCCGCTGATGGATGAGCCCATCTTGCCGCACCGCGGGCGCCCGCTCCTCCTCAAAAAAGACGCCAACTTCACCCAGCTGGTGGTAGACCGGGTGCCCGGGCTGGATGGCACCATCTACGAGGTGCTTTTCATCGGCACAG GTGACGGCTGGGTGCACAAGGCGCTGAACCTGGGCACTCGCGTCCATCTGGTAGAGGAGCTGCAGGTTTTTGAGCCGGCGCAGCCCGTGGAGAGTCTGGTCCTGGCCGGCCGGAAG AAGCTGCTCTTTGCTGGTTCCCGTTTCCAAGTGGCCCAGTTGCCCCTGGCTGACTGCGGCCGCTACCAGTCGTGCACGGACTGCGTCCTTGCCCGGGATCCCTACTGCGCCTGGAGCCGCAATGCCAGCCTCTGCATCCGCACCGAGGGCCTCAATGG GTCCCACCTGGTCCAGGACGTGCTGAGCTCCGACACCCGTGCCTGCACCCTGCCGCAGGTGGCCAAGCAAG GGCCTATCACCCCCAAAAACGTGACGGTGGTGGCGGGCACTGACCTGGTGCTGACGTGCCGTTTGGGCTCCAACCTGGCCCAGGTGCTGTGGACCTTCGAGGGCCGGGCGCTGGCAGCCGAGCAGGCACTGGTGCTACACGACACCCGTCTGCGGGCTCTGGTggtgccaggagctggggccCAGCACAGCGGCACATACCGCTGCTTCTCGGAGGAACAGGGTGCCCAGTTGGGCGGCGAGGTGTACCGGGTGGCGGTGTTGGCCGGTCCCAGCGTGCCGCTGGAGACGCGGGCACCGCTGGAGAGCCTGGGGCTGGTGTGGGTGGTGGCGGTGTGCCTGGGCGCCCTGTgcctggtgctggtgctggtggtgctCTCGCTTTGGCGACGGTTGCGGGAGGAGTTGGGCAAAGGCTCCAAAGCCATCGAGAGCACCCTGGTGTACCCCATCGAGCTGCCCAAGGAGCCCCCTAGTCCCCGCTTTGTGCCCAGCGCTGCCTCTGACTCTGACGAGAAGCTCTGGGACCCGGCCAGCTACTACTACTCGGACGGCTCGCTCAAAATTGTGCCAGGTCATGCCACCTGCCGTAACGGTGGCCCTCCTGGCGCCACCTCCCCGCCCAATGCCATTCCCGGGCAGCCCCTCCACTCACCCACCCGCATCCACCTGGGTCCCCTGCGTGGTTCCTCCTCCAATGGCTACATCCGCCTGGCACTGGGTGCCGAAGAGCGGCAGCCCTGCGCTGATTTGGCCGAGGAGCTGCGGCGCAAGCTGCAGCAGCGCCAGCCCCTACCCGACTCCAACCCCGAGGAGTCGTCGGTCTGA
- the ANKRD39 gene encoding ankyrin repeat domain-containing protein 39, producing the protein MAAGSRSPPGACCPSRVAVPSVHQSLPEMDFERGIWSAARDGDEPRVLQLLERRGEASQPDLAGYTALHYASRNGHLGVCRLLLQWGARCDARTPGGATPLHRASYCGHLAVAELLLAHGADPAADDGDGCTSLHKAAQQGHRELCKLLLQHSPVLASIRDAKGRRPCDVADPDVQDLLDT; encoded by the exons ATGGCGGCGGGCAGCCGTTCGCCGCCCGGTGCCTGCTGCCCGTCGCGGGTGGCGGTGCCCAGCGTGCACCAGAGCCTGCCCGAGATGGACTTCGAGCGGG GGATCTGGTCGGCGGCGCGGGACGGGGACGAACCCCgggtgctgcagctgctggagcgcCGGGGGGAAGCCAGCCAGCCCGACTTGGCAGGGTACACGGCGCTG CACTACGCCAGCCGCAACGGGCACCTGGGGGTCTgccggctgctgctgcagtggggcGCCCGCTGCGACGCCCGCACGCCCGGTGGTGCCACCCCCCTGCACCGTGCCAGCTACTGCGGCCACCTCGCCGtcgcagagctgctgctggcccaTGGCGCAGACCCGGCTGCCGACGACGGGGACGGCTGCACCAGCCTGCACAAG gcagctcagcaagGACATCGGGAGCTCTGCAAACTGCTACTGCAGCACAGCCCGGTGTTGGCCAGCATCCGTGATGCCAAGGGCCGGCGGCCCTGCGACGTGGCGGACCCGGACGTGCAGGACCTGCTGGACACCTGA